Part of the Labrenzia sp. PHM005 genome is shown below.
CCGCGCAGCTGCACCAGCCACACCCGAGCCGAATTATAGACTGCCGTCGTGATCCCGGCCTTATAGGCGATGTTGCCGAGCGCAACGAACAAGGGGATCATCGACAAGTCAAAGGAATGGATCAGGTCGAAGGAGTTGGAAAACACCATCGCCGACGTCGCCCGGAAGGCTCGTTCGGGCATGAAGGTTCCAGTGCGCAACGCAAAGATCATAAAGGCCGCGGCTGTCGCAACGCCAATGAGAGCGAAGGCGATCGGCACCCGCATCGCCAGAAGAATGAGCATGAGAGCAAAGGCGATCAAGCCAATGGTTGCCGGATCCATATAGAGAATTCCCTGAAAATCTTATTCGTCAGACCGTTCGCGGCTAGCCGCCTAATGCGTTCCGGTAAGGATTGTTCTTCCACGTAGAGCCGAGACGATGTCGCCAAGAACCATCAGCACCAACCGGATCCAGCACAAACACAGCCCCAGAACAAAGGCCAAGCGCCCTGGCCACTGCTGAAGGCCGAGATCACCGTAAAACTCGCTGCCAGTGTTCCACTGGTAGACGAATTCCTTTCCCGCAGACCAGATCAGCGGCATCAAAGCCACAACGCCAAACAGGCTGCCGAAAACGACAAACCAATTGACCAGACGCGTGGGCAGAAAGTTGGTCACAAACTCGACAGCGATATGAGACCGCCGGGTTGTGGCTGCTGCCAGTGGCATGATGATGGCCAGCACCATCAGTTCGCGCACGATAATCACCGTGTCGGGCACCGACTTGTTAAAAACGTTCAGTGCAAAAACATCGGTGAAAATCAGCAAGGCCAGCGCCATGGTGGCCACCACTGCCACGTCGACAAAAATCTGCTCTAAGCGATCAAGCATAGGTCCCTCCCCGCAGGTTGGGCCGGGGCATTTTCTGCCCCAGCCTTTTAGTCACGCACTCAGTCGCGTTCCCACGGATAGCCTTGTTCTTCAAATTCCTTGGTGAACTCGGCGACAGCCTCGGTGTATTTGGCGATCAACATATCGGCATCCAGACCAACGCTCTGGGCGTTTTCCTTCCAGCTCTCGATGAACGGCTCGGTGGCTGCATTCATAGCCGCCCGGTCATCAACGCTGAGTTCGAGCAGTTTGATATCCCGTTCAAACTCTCCGGCCGAGATCTTATCAAGCGCCCGGGTATTTGCCCCCATGACGATCTGAGCAAACTTATCGGCAAGCTCTTCTCCAGCCTGCATCAGCACAGCTTTCTGGCTGTCGGACAGAGCATCGAACGACTGCTTGTTCATGAACATGCCATAGCCACCAATCTGTCCCCAGCTCAGCAAGGTGTAGCTGTCGATGACCTCATGCCACTTTAGTGCTGGAATGATGTAGGAATAGCCTTGGCTGCAGTCGATCAAACCGGCATCAAGGGCCTGGTAAGCTTCGTAAACGCTCAGATTGACCATAGTCGCACCGAGTTCACCAAACACTTTGCCATAAACGCCCGCGCCGCGGATCCGTTTGCCTTCAATGTCCTTCACCGATGTAATTTCCGTGCCTGCGCAGGCCACGTTGACATCAGATGCGGTAAACGTGCCGATGTAAACCAGATCCTGATCGGCGAGGTTCTGGGTGATCTCCGGTGTTGTGCGCATCAGCTTGTCGGTGGCACGCAGACCTACCCATACATTCGGACCGCTGAGCGGCAGATCGGCGATGGAATAGGCAGCCATTTCTTTCTGGAAGTAGGCGGAGATGATCGACCCCGCATCGGCAACTCCATAACCAATGGCACCGGCTGCCGCGTTGGCCTTAAACAGCGCACCACCCCACTGGATATCAAGCTTCAGGTCGCCGCTAGACAATTCGCCAATGCGTTCATCGAACCACTTCAACGCCACCGGAACGGTGCCGCGGGCCGGGCCACCGTGGCCGTAGAAAATGGTGGTTTCCGCGACTGCGGCGGATGTGCTGAGACCCGTGGCAACCAATGCGCCAGCGATCAGTGACTTCAACAGTTTCATTAGGCCATATCCTCCATCGACCATTTGATTATTCCACTATATGGAATTTTGTTCCGATTAAAAGAAATAAATTGAGTTCCTCGGCATTTCTCTGGCTTGGCCTTGGAAACCGGCCAAGCTGAGCCCTGCTAGATCTAGGAAAATCCCTTCCCTAACGCCTCAAGCGGGTTCGCTGAGTTGTGCGGAGAAGGTATCGATCAGTTTTGATTTCAGAATTTTGCCCGTTGGCGCTGCAGGCAAATCTGTTGCAACAACAATTTTTGACGGACGTTTATAAGGCGCTAAACGGTCATGCAGGAAGCCTTTCAGATCGTCTTCCGAAACCTTGCTGTCCTTGGCCACTTTAACAAAGGCGAGAACTTCCTCATTGCCTTCAACTTGCCGGCCCACGACCCCGGCAACAATCACCTCCGGATGGTCAGTCAAAACTCCCTCGACTTCAACCGGATAGACATTAAAGCCGGAGCGTATGATCAACTCCTTGGAGCGCCCCGCAATGTGCAGGCGGCCTTCTTCATCAAACCGGCCAAGATCTCCGGTGCGGAAAAAGCCGGTATCCGTGATCACCTCGGCGGTGCGTTCAGGATCCCTGAAATAGCCTTTCATCACCTGCGGACCGCCCAAAAGGATCTCGCCAATCCCCTTGTCCGGTTCAGCGCCCACAGCTTCCAGATCCAACCGCAAGACACAGTCGCCCATTGGACGGCCAACACTGATGTCCGGATCGCCAATTTCATTCAAGGTTGCACAAACGCCTGCAGCGCCTTCCGTCAAACCGTAGCCGTTTTGAAGCGGCAGACCATAAAAGGCCTCAGCTTCCCGTTTCCAGGCAGGATCGAGCGGAGCACCACCGGATGAGACGAAACGCAGATGTCCTGCATCGTATTTGGACTTGTTATGCGCGCGCGTATAGTGAAAGAGATGCGCATGCATCTGGGGCACACCGGGCAGAAGAGTAACGTCCTTTTGCAGCGCCTGATACAGCCGCTCGACATCAAAACGGGGTTCTAAGCGCAACGAGGTTTGCGCAACGGCTGCCGACAAAAGCGCGATAAAACCATAAATATGCGACAACGGCAGCGCCAGATAAGTGACATCATTGTCCTCCCGGCCACGCAATTTCACAGACGCCAGCGCAGCGCTGTTCAGATTGCCATGTGTCAACATTGCCGCTTTGGGATTTCCGGTCGTTCCTGATGTGTAGAGCATCAAGCCAACCTGCTCCCGGCCGTCTTTAAAGACAGGTTCCGCTTCCGCACCTTCCCGGCGCATCAACGCCGCTTGTCCAAAGGTTCCTTCGACAGCCTCGGCGCCAAAGTGATCGGCATGGGCTTTCGCGGCTTCAGAGACATCCGTGCTGAACATCACAACGCTGGGATCGCTGTGGGCGAAGATCCGCGACAATTCCGCATCGGTCAGCCGCGCATTGATTGGAACAATGATAGCGTCCAACCGGCTGGCGGCAAAAAAGAACGCCGGAACTGAGATACAATTCTCAAAGACCATGACGATCCGGTCACCGGCCTTAAGGCCGAAAGACTTCAGCGCCTCTTCCGCCTCTCCCACGGCTTGCTTCAACCCGCTCCAGGAGATGTCCCGGTCTGCATAATCGTGAATGGCAACAGTATCTCCGCGCGCGGCGGCCGCTTCATCCAGAAAATCATGAATGCGGTTCTGCATTCCAGTTCCTCCCAAATCGCCGCTCTTTAAGCAGCGGTGTTTAACCGCTTCAAGGCACCAAGGGCATCAGCTTCCAAACGGTTGACTATCTCGGCCAAGGGTTCGACTTTATCAACAAATCCAAGGGCATGACCCGCCGACAAGATGCCGCGTGAGACATCGCCGGTGGCATAGGCCTGCCGGCCAATTGCGCCGGAGACGTGTTTCAGCAGTCCTTGTATGCCAATTTCCGGATTGTCGCGCTCCAGTTGGATGACGGTCTCTGTCGTCTCATTGCGCAGGCTGCGCACGGTATTGCGGACCGATGTCATGCTGAGCGCGGTATCCAGCTCGCTCGCATCTATCAGCGCCTGTTTGTAGCCCGGATGAGCCTGAAGCTCCTCAGCCACCAGGAACCGGGTACCAATAACAACACCGGACGCCCCCATCACAAGAGCCGCGGCCAATTGCGATCCACGGCCGATACCACCACCAATCAGCCAGGGAATGGTGAGCCGTTCGTCGGCAAGACCGGCATTGACCATGGAACCGATCATATCCATGCCCGGATGCCCGCCGCATTCGGCGCCAACAATCGATACCATATCCACGCCGACGCTTTGCGCTTTGACCGCATATCTCAGGCTGGGAACCTTATGCAGAACCGTGATCCCGGCATCCTTCAGGATCGGCAAGTAAGCCTCAGGACTGCGCCCGGACGTTTCCACGAATTTGACGCCGCAATCGGCTATCGTACGGAAAACGTCCGCGGTTTTCTCACCCGGAACCAGTTTGGGCAGCATAGAAACGTTGACACCAAACGGATTGCCATCCGACAGCTCCCGGCAGCGCTCGATTTCAGCCTTCAGGTCCTCTGCTTCCGGAAAACTAGCTGCCGTAATGAAGCCCATGATTCCGGCCCGGGCCGCCGCCGACACATAGTCGGCATTGGCCAGCCATTGCAGGCCACCGGCGACGATCGGCACCTTAGTGCCATAGGTCCGGGTCACCGGCGTATCGAAAATCGGATGTTCAAAGTATGCCGACGTCATTTCAAACTCCTCAATCGCGGAATACAGGGCGGGATTTGCTGAGAACGGCGGCGATACCTCTGCGGGCCTCTTCGCCCCCAAGAGCCTCGGCCATAGCGTCCCGCTCCGCATCAAGTTGCTCTTCCAGTGTTGCTGTCTCAGCGGACGTCAAAAGGGATTTGATGGCCGCGATGGCTTTTTCGGGACCGGCGGCGATCTTTCTGGCCAAGGCCTGTGCAGTCGCCAGAGCTTCACCTTCGCCACAGAGATCGGTCAGAACGCCCAGGTCATACAACCGTTCAGCCGTCAGTGGCGCACCCAACAAGGCCATCTTCGAAACAGTGCCGCGCGGCAGCGCGTTCATCAGAGCATGGGTAACGCCACCGTCCGGAACCAAACCGGCTTTGACATAGGCAAGCGTGAAACCCGCTCCCTTGGCGCTGACAACCATATCGCAGGCCAGAGCGATGCTGAGACCGGCGCCAGCAGCCCCGCCCTCGACCGCACAAATCACGGGTTTTGGACAAGTGCGGATTGCCTGGATCAGGGTATGGAGCTTGGCAATTGCCGCCTTGCGCTCGTCGAGCGTCATATTACGGCGCTCTTTTAGGAGATTGAGATCCCCGCCTGAGCAGAAATAGTCCCCTTCTCCCGCCAGAATGACAGCCGTGATCGACGGTGTTTCAGCGGCTTCTGCAAGGCCTTCCAGCAGTCCGTCATAATACTCAGGCGACAAAGCGTTGCGCCGGGCGGTGTTGGTGTTCCACAAGATCAGGTGATCCGGCCGAACCTCTTTTCGGAAAAGCGCG
Proteins encoded:
- a CDS encoding nitronate monooxygenase family protein — its product is MTSAYFEHPIFDTPVTRTYGTKVPIVAGGLQWLANADYVSAAARAGIMGFITAASFPEAEDLKAEIERCRELSDGNPFGVNVSMLPKLVPGEKTADVFRTIADCGVKFVETSGRSPEAYLPILKDAGITVLHKVPSLRYAVKAQSVGVDMVSIVGAECGGHPGMDMIGSMVNAGLADERLTIPWLIGGGIGRGSQLAAALVMGASGVVIGTRFLVAEELQAHPGYKQALIDASELDTALSMTSVRNTVRSLRNETTETVIQLERDNPEIGIQGLLKHVSGAIGRQAYATGDVSRGILSAGHALGFVDKVEPLAEIVNRLEADALGALKRLNTAA
- a CDS encoding C4-dicarboxylate TRAP transporter substrate-binding protein gives rise to the protein MKLLKSLIAGALVATGLSTSAAVAETTIFYGHGGPARGTVPVALKWFDERIGELSSGDLKLDIQWGGALFKANAAAGAIGYGVADAGSIISAYFQKEMAAYSIADLPLSGPNVWVGLRATDKLMRTTPEITQNLADQDLVYIGTFTASDVNVACAGTEITSVKDIEGKRIRGAGVYGKVFGELGATMVNLSVYEAYQALDAGLIDCSQGYSYIIPALKWHEVIDSYTLLSWGQIGGYGMFMNKQSFDALSDSQKAVLMQAGEELADKFAQIVMGANTRALDKISAGEFERDIKLLELSVDDRAAMNAATEPFIESWKENAQSVGLDADMLIAKYTEAVAEFTKEFEEQGYPWERD
- a CDS encoding oxepin-CoA hydrolase, alternative type — translated: MSALFRKEVRPDHLILWNTNTARRNALSPEYYDGLLEGLAEAAETPSITAVILAGEGDYFCSGGDLNLLKERRNMTLDERKAAIAKLHTLIQAIRTCPKPVICAVEGGAAGAGLSIALACDMVVSAKGAGFTLAYVKAGLVPDGGVTHALMNALPRGTVSKMALLGAPLTAERLYDLGVLTDLCGEGEALATAQALARKIAAGPEKAIAAIKSLLTSAETATLEEQLDAERDAMAEALGGEEARRGIAAVLSKSRPVFRD
- a CDS encoding TRAP transporter small permease — translated: MLDRLEQIFVDVAVVATMALALLIFTDVFALNVFNKSVPDTVIIVRELMVLAIIMPLAAATTRRSHIAVEFVTNFLPTRLVNWFVVFGSLFGVVALMPLIWSAGKEFVYQWNTGSEFYGDLGLQQWPGRLAFVLGLCLCWIRLVLMVLGDIVSALRGRTILTGTH
- a CDS encoding class I adenylate-forming enzyme family protein, with product MQNRIHDFLDEAAAARGDTVAIHDYADRDISWSGLKQAVGEAEEALKSFGLKAGDRIVMVFENCISVPAFFFAASRLDAIIVPINARLTDAELSRIFAHSDPSVVMFSTDVSEAAKAHADHFGAEAVEGTFGQAALMRREGAEAEPVFKDGREQVGLMLYTSGTTGNPKAAMLTHGNLNSAALASVKLRGREDNDVTYLALPLSHIYGFIALLSAAVAQTSLRLEPRFDVERLYQALQKDVTLLPGVPQMHAHLFHYTRAHNKSKYDAGHLRFVSSGGAPLDPAWKREAEAFYGLPLQNGYGLTEGAAGVCATLNEIGDPDISVGRPMGDCVLRLDLEAVGAEPDKGIGEILLGGPQVMKGYFRDPERTAEVITDTGFFRTGDLGRFDEEGRLHIAGRSKELIIRSGFNVYPVEVEGVLTDHPEVIVAGVVGRQVEGNEEVLAFVKVAKDSKVSEDDLKGFLHDRLAPYKRPSKIVVATDLPAAPTGKILKSKLIDTFSAQLSEPA